In the Salinirubrum litoreum genome, one interval contains:
- a CDS encoding helix-turn-helix transcriptional regulator, whose product MRNRVRARRTEAGLSQADLAEAVGVTRQTINAIERERYDPSLDLAFALAAFFETEVESLFTPENLPERTVSELE is encoded by the coding sequence ATGAGAAACAGGGTTCGCGCCCGTCGGACCGAGGCGGGCCTGAGTCAGGCCGACCTCGCCGAGGCGGTCGGCGTGACCCGACAGACGATCAACGCCATCGAACGCGAGCGATACGATCCCTCGCTGGATCTCGCCTTCGCACTCGCGGCGTTCTTCGAGACGGAGGTGGAGTCGCTGTTCACACCCGAGAATCTGCCGGAGCGAACCGTCTCCGAACTCGAGTAG
- a CDS encoding DUF2178 domain-containing protein — protein sequence MTATVTSQSGYRRLYVLSWVLGTAGYVGLLLAGQVVAGVVVFLLGGAAAVALSRRAGTTLLDERDASVLETASANTLLLVGVASAVTFPTVVVLDALGRLTFPAWLAPVGLFVAGLFGLWAVMLLLARAEYR from the coding sequence ATGACCGCAACCGTCACCAGCCAGTCCGGGTATCGCCGCCTGTACGTGCTCAGTTGGGTCCTCGGGACCGCCGGCTACGTCGGCCTGCTGTTGGCTGGGCAGGTCGTCGCCGGGGTCGTCGTCTTCCTCCTCGGTGGGGCGGCGGCGGTCGCGCTCTCCCGTCGGGCCGGCACGACGCTGTTGGACGAACGCGACGCCTCGGTGCTCGAGACCGCCAGCGCGAACACGCTACTGCTCGTCGGCGTGGCGTCGGCCGTCACCTTCCCGACCGTCGTGGTGTTGGACGCCCTCGGGAGACTCACGTTCCCGGCGTGGCTCGCTCCCGTCGGACTGTTCGTCGCCGGACTGTTCGGCCTGTGGGCCGTGATGCTGCTCCTCGCACGGGCGGAGTACCGATGA